The Mycobacterium paragordonae genome includes a region encoding these proteins:
- a CDS encoding cation-translocating P-type ATPase, producing MTARGLTDAEVAQRVADGKTNSVPERATRSIAHIVRANVFTRINAILGVLFGIVLLTGSLINGLFGMLIVANSVIGMVQEIRAKQTLDRLAIVGQAKPMVRRQSGTVTLAPGEVVLDDIIELGPGDQIVVDGEVVEERNLEIDESLLTGEADPIAKDVGDKVMSGSFVVAGAGAYRATKVGGDAYAAKLAAEASKFTLVKSELRNGINRILQFITYLLIPVGLLTIYTQLFTTNVGWRESVLAMVGALVPMVPEGLVLMTSIAFAVGVVRLGRRQCLVQELPAIEGLARVDVVCADKTGTLTETGMRVSEVRELDAGGESVGEVLAAVAAADERPNASMLAISEAYQTAPGWTPTATAPFKSATKWSGVSFGEHGNWVIGAPDVLLDPQSAAAEQADRFGAQGLRVLLLGSADVPVDDPDAPGTVTPTALVVLEQRVRPDARETLEYFAAQDVSVKVISGDNAVSVGAVADQLGLRSHAMDARRLPADEAELADALDSHNTFGRVRPDQKRAIVHALQSHGHTVAMTGDGVNDVLALKDADIGVAMGAGSPASRAVAQIVLLDNRFATLPYVVGEGRRVIGNIERVATLFLTKTVYSALLALLVGMECLLAKPLGAEPLLYPFQPIHVTIAAWFTIGIPSFILSLAPNNERAYPGFVRRVLTSALPAGLIVGVATFATYLTAYHGRHATSVQQDQASTAALITLLVTAVWVLAVAARPYEWWRLALVVASALAYVLIFSLPWTQQKFFLDPSNLWVTSVALAVGVMGAAVIETMWWVRARILGVRPQVWR from the coding sequence ATGACGGCCCGCGGCCTGACCGATGCGGAAGTGGCGCAGCGGGTTGCCGACGGTAAGACCAACAGCGTTCCCGAGCGTGCCACCCGCAGCATCGCTCACATCGTCCGGGCCAATGTCTTCACCCGGATCAACGCGATCCTCGGCGTGCTGTTCGGCATCGTGCTACTCACCGGATCCCTGATCAACGGGCTGTTCGGCATGCTGATCGTCGCCAACAGCGTCATCGGCATGGTCCAGGAGATCCGGGCCAAGCAGACATTGGACCGGCTGGCGATCGTCGGCCAGGCAAAACCCATGGTGCGCAGGCAATCCGGTACGGTCACCCTGGCACCAGGAGAGGTGGTGCTCGACGACATCATCGAACTGGGCCCCGGCGATCAGATCGTGGTTGACGGCGAGGTCGTCGAGGAGCGCAACCTCGAGATCGACGAATCACTGCTGACGGGCGAAGCCGATCCGATCGCCAAAGATGTTGGCGACAAAGTGATGTCGGGCAGCTTCGTGGTCGCGGGCGCCGGTGCCTACCGGGCTACGAAGGTGGGCGGCGATGCCTACGCGGCCAAACTGGCCGCCGAAGCCAGCAAGTTCACCTTGGTGAAATCGGAACTGCGCAATGGTATTAACCGAATCCTGCAGTTCATCACCTACCTGCTGATCCCGGTGGGATTGCTGACCATCTACACCCAGCTGTTCACCACCAACGTGGGGTGGCGCGAGTCGGTGCTTGCCATGGTGGGTGCCCTGGTGCCGATGGTGCCCGAAGGCCTGGTGTTGATGACGTCGATCGCGTTCGCCGTCGGCGTGGTACGTCTGGGCCGGCGGCAATGCCTCGTGCAGGAACTGCCGGCCATCGAGGGATTGGCTCGGGTCGACGTGGTCTGTGCGGACAAGACGGGCACGTTGACCGAAACCGGGATGCGGGTGTCGGAAGTCCGGGAACTCGACGCCGGAGGCGAGAGCGTCGGGGAGGTGCTCGCCGCGGTCGCCGCGGCCGACGAGCGCCCGAATGCCAGCATGCTGGCCATCTCCGAGGCCTATCAGACCGCGCCCGGCTGGACCCCCACCGCGACAGCGCCTTTCAAGTCGGCGACCAAGTGGAGCGGCGTGTCGTTCGGCGAGCACGGCAACTGGGTTATCGGTGCGCCTGATGTCCTGCTCGACCCGCAGTCGGCGGCGGCCGAGCAGGCCGATCGGTTCGGCGCCCAGGGCCTGCGGGTCCTGTTGTTGGGATCCGCGGACGTCCCGGTAGACGACCCGGACGCCCCGGGAACCGTGACGCCGACGGCCCTGGTGGTGCTGGAGCAGAGGGTGCGTCCCGATGCCCGCGAGACGCTGGAATACTTTGCCGCTCAGGATGTGTCGGTGAAGGTGATCTCCGGAGACAACGCGGTCTCGGTCGGAGCGGTGGCCGACCAGCTCGGTCTGCGCAGCCACGCGATGGACGCACGCCGGCTGCCCGCCGATGAAGCGGAGCTCGCTGACGCGCTCGACTCGCACAACACATTCGGCCGGGTGCGCCCGGACCAGAAGCGCGCCATCGTCCACGCCCTGCAATCACACGGGCATACCGTGGCGATGACCGGAGACGGCGTCAACGACGTACTGGCCCTCAAAGACGCCGACATCGGCGTGGCAATGGGCGCGGGTAGTCCGGCATCCCGGGCGGTGGCACAAATCGTGTTGCTGGACAACAGGTTTGCCACACTGCCGTATGTGGTGGGCGAAGGCCGGCGAGTGATCGGCAATATCGAGCGGGTCGCCACCCTCTTCCTGACCAAGACGGTCTACTCCGCGTTGCTGGCGTTGCTGGTGGGAATGGAGTGTTTGCTCGCCAAGCCATTAGGGGCTGAGCCGTTGCTCTATCCGTTTCAGCCGATCCACGTCACCATTGCGGCTTGGTTCACGATCGGAATCCCGTCATTTATTTTGTCGTTGGCGCCCAATAACGAGCGCGCGTATCCGGGTTTTGTGCGGCGGGTGCTGACGTCCGCACTGCCCGCCGGACTGATCGTCGGCGTCGCGACGTTCGCGACCTACTTGACCGCTTATCACGGCCGCCACGCCACCTCGGTGCAGCAGGACCAGGCGTCCACCGCGGCGCTGATCACCCTGCTGGTGACCGCGGTGTGGGTGCTCGCCGTTGCGGCGCGCCCGTATGAGTGGTGGCGGTTGGCGCTGGTCGTCGCCTCCGCGTTGGCATATGTGCTGATCTTCAGCCTGCCGTGGACGCAGCAGAAGTTCTTCCTGGATCCGTCGAATCTGTGGGTGACGTCGGTCGCGCTGGCGGTCGGAGTGATGGGCGCCGCCGTAATCGAGACCATGTGGTGGGTTCGGGCGAGGATCCTCGGTGTGCGGCCTCAGGTGTGGCGCTAG
- a CDS encoding serine hydrolase encodes MTKRAAAAALSMVLLALTGCGSSRPVAAPSSSPAQLPPNEVSGVQIPAGRIDEAVAKVDGLVAELMKNSGIPGMAVAIVHGGKTLYAKGFGVKDAGKGDGPDNKVNADTVFQLASVSKSVGATVVAHEVTEGAITWDTPVATKLPGFTLIDPYVTTHVSVADLYSHRSGLPDHAGDALEDLGYDRQQVLDRLKYLPLAPFRISYAYTNFGVTTAAEAVAAAAGKPWEDLSDEVLYRPLGMTSTSSKFADFLARPNHAVNHIKTGDKWEARFQRDPDPQTPAGGVSSSVNDMARWLTMVMANGTYNGQRITSPEALLPAITPQVISTAARNPNARAGTYGHGFNTSVTSSGRTMYSHSGAFGLGAATNFAVMPSEDIGIIALTNAAPYGVPEAMNAEFMDLVQYGQVREDWANLYRQQLAPMNNPDGTLVGKQPPVSPVPARPASDYAGVYNNDYWGPATVTDHDGQLQLSLGPKNQTFDLAHWDGDTFTFPLATENALPGSISTAVFTGNALKIEYFDSSGLGTFTR; translated from the coding sequence ATGACGAAACGCGCGGCGGCAGCCGCACTATCGATGGTGCTGCTCGCCCTGACCGGTTGCGGGTCATCCCGGCCGGTCGCGGCCCCTTCCTCGTCACCTGCGCAACTCCCGCCTAACGAAGTGTCGGGAGTGCAGATTCCCGCCGGGCGCATCGACGAAGCCGTCGCCAAGGTCGACGGGCTGGTGGCCGAGCTGATGAAGAATTCCGGTATCCCGGGTATGGCCGTGGCGATCGTACACGGTGGAAAGACGTTGTACGCTAAGGGCTTCGGCGTCAAGGACGCCGGTAAGGGAGATGGCCCGGACAACAAGGTCAACGCCGACACCGTGTTTCAGCTGGCGTCGGTGTCCAAGTCGGTCGGAGCGACCGTGGTGGCACATGAGGTGACCGAAGGCGCCATCACCTGGGACACGCCGGTGGCGACGAAGCTGCCGGGCTTCACCCTCATCGATCCCTACGTCACCACGCACGTCAGCGTCGCCGACCTGTACTCGCACCGCTCGGGTCTGCCCGATCACGCCGGCGACGCGCTCGAAGACCTGGGCTACGACCGGCAGCAGGTGCTGGATCGGCTGAAGTACCTGCCGCTCGCGCCGTTTCGAATCAGCTACGCCTACACCAACTTCGGAGTGACGACAGCGGCCGAGGCGGTCGCCGCGGCAGCCGGCAAGCCCTGGGAGGACCTGTCCGACGAGGTGCTGTACCGCCCACTGGGGATGACGTCGACCAGTTCGAAATTCGCCGATTTCCTGGCCAGGCCCAACCATGCGGTCAACCACATCAAGACGGGCGACAAGTGGGAAGCGCGATTTCAGCGCGATCCCGATCCCCAGACGCCGGCCGGCGGGGTGAGTTCGTCGGTCAACGACATGGCGCGCTGGCTGACCATGGTGATGGCCAACGGCACCTATAACGGTCAGCGCATCACCTCACCGGAAGCGCTGCTCCCCGCCATCACCCCGCAGGTCATCTCGACCGCTGCCCGCAACCCGAACGCACGAGCCGGCACCTACGGCCACGGGTTCAACACCTCGGTGACCTCATCAGGCCGCACGATGTACAGCCACTCGGGTGCCTTCGGGCTGGGCGCCGCAACGAATTTCGCCGTCATGCCGTCGGAGGACATCGGCATCATCGCCCTGACCAACGCGGCGCCGTACGGGGTACCGGAGGCGATGAACGCCGAGTTCATGGATCTGGTGCAGTACGGCCAGGTGCGTGAGGACTGGGCGAATCTGTACCGGCAGCAACTTGCGCCGATGAACAACCCCGACGGCACGCTCGTCGGCAAGCAACCGCCGGTCAGCCCCGTACCGGCCCGACCGGCTAGCGACTACGCCGGCGTCTACAACAACGACTACTGGGGACCGGCCACCGTCACCGACCACGACGGCCAACTGCAGCTTTCGCTCGGCCCGAAGAACCAGACGTTCGACCTGGCGCACTGGGACGGCGACACCTTCACCTTTCCGCTAGCCACCGAAAACGCCTTGCCCGGTTCGATTTCCACGGCGGTCTTCACCGGCAATGCCCTGAAAATCGAATACTTCGATTCCAGCGGCCTGGGGACCTTCACGCGATGA
- a CDS encoding MBL fold metallo-hydrolase: MMRRALRLAGGTASLAAGGWLLRALHGAPSALGADPSAIEAVSAGSPNYRDGVFVNLDPSSLYVMNREEMRQIAWELIGNRGASLPAKPIPLASPSIYQGEPAELAVSWFGHSTALVEVDGYRVLTDPVWSDRCSPSDIVGPQRLHPPPVLLEGLPAVDAVVISHDHYDHLDIDTVRALARTQRAPFFVPLGVGAHLRSWGILEQRIVELDWNQSAQVDELTIVCMPARHFSGRFFTRNNTLWASWAFIGPRHRAYFGGDTGYTKSFAEIGADHGPFDLTLMPIGAYNTAWPDIHMNPEEAVRGHLDITDSGSGLLIPIHWGTFRLAPHPWAEPVERVLKAAEPDGVQVAVPLPGQRIDTISPLRFNPWWRL; the protein is encoded by the coding sequence ATGATGCGCCGGGCGCTGCGACTGGCTGGTGGTACCGCTTCGTTGGCGGCGGGTGGCTGGCTGTTGCGGGCACTGCACGGCGCGCCGTCCGCGCTGGGCGCCGACCCGTCGGCGATCGAGGCGGTCTCCGCGGGTTCGCCGAACTACCGCGACGGTGTCTTCGTCAACCTCGACCCGTCGTCGCTGTACGTGATGAACCGCGAGGAGATGCGGCAGATCGCGTGGGAGTTGATCGGAAACCGCGGCGCCAGCCTGCCCGCGAAACCGATTCCGTTGGCCTCGCCATCCATCTACCAGGGTGAGCCGGCGGAGCTGGCGGTGAGCTGGTTCGGGCACTCGACGGCGCTGGTGGAGGTCGACGGCTATCGCGTGCTCACTGATCCGGTGTGGAGTGACCGCTGCTCGCCGTCGGACATCGTGGGCCCGCAGCGGTTGCATCCGCCGCCCGTCCTGCTGGAGGGGCTGCCGGCGGTGGACGCCGTGGTCATCAGCCACGACCACTACGACCACCTCGACATCGACACCGTGCGGGCGCTGGCCCGCACGCAACGGGCTCCGTTCTTCGTGCCACTAGGGGTGGGAGCGCACCTGCGGTCGTGGGGAATCCTCGAGCAGCGGATCGTCGAACTGGACTGGAACCAGAGCGCGCAGGTCGACGAGCTGACGATCGTTTGCATGCCGGCCCGGCACTTTTCGGGACGGTTCTTCACCCGCAACAACACGTTGTGGGCGTCGTGGGCGTTCATCGGCCCCCGCCACCGCGCCTACTTCGGCGGCGACACCGGCTACACGAAGAGCTTCGCTGAGATCGGTGCGGACCATGGGCCGTTCGACCTGACGTTGATGCCGATCGGCGCGTACAACACGGCGTGGCCCGACATCCACATGAATCCCGAGGAGGCGGTCCGCGGACACCTGGACATCACCGACTCGGGTTCGGGGTTGCTGATCCCCATCCACTGGGGCACCTTCCGCCTGGCGCCGCACCCGTGGGCGGAGCCGGTCGAGAGGGTACTCAAGGCTGCCGAGCCAGACGGTGTTCAGGTGGCGGTGCCGCTGCCCGGTCAGCGCATCGACACGATCAGCCCGTTGCGATTCAACCCGTGGTGGCGGCTCTGA
- a CDS encoding enoyl-CoA hydratase, whose product MIGITQTEAVTTIELQRPERRNALNSQLVEELREALLKADGAETRVVVLTGQGTAFCAGADLSGDAFAADYPDRLVELHRVMDAVPVPVIGAINGPAIGAGLQLAMQCDLRVVAPDAFFQFPTSKYGLALDNWSIRRLSSLVGHGRARAMLLTAEKLTADVALQTGMANRIGTLADAQEWAAEISGLAPLAIQHAKRVLNDDGSIEEPMPEHKDLFDKAWGSQDVIEAQVARIEKRPPNFQGA is encoded by the coding sequence ATGATCGGTATCACCCAGACCGAAGCCGTCACGACCATCGAGTTACAGCGGCCCGAGCGACGCAATGCCCTGAACTCCCAGCTCGTCGAGGAGCTGCGGGAAGCTCTCCTGAAGGCCGACGGGGCAGAGACCCGGGTCGTTGTGCTGACCGGCCAGGGCACGGCGTTCTGCGCCGGCGCTGACCTGTCCGGAGACGCCTTCGCCGCCGATTACCCCGACCGCCTGGTCGAGCTGCACCGCGTGATGGACGCGGTGCCGGTCCCCGTCATCGGCGCCATCAACGGACCGGCCATCGGCGCGGGCCTGCAGCTGGCCATGCAGTGCGACCTGCGGGTCGTCGCCCCGGACGCCTTCTTTCAGTTCCCCACTTCGAAATACGGCCTGGCCCTGGACAACTGGAGCATCCGCCGGCTCTCGTCGCTGGTCGGTCACGGACGGGCCCGGGCCATGCTGCTGACCGCCGAGAAGCTGACAGCCGATGTGGCGCTGCAGACCGGCATGGCCAACCGGATCGGCACCCTGGCCGATGCGCAGGAATGGGCCGCGGAGATCTCCGGTCTGGCGCCGCTGGCTATCCAGCACGCGAAGCGGGTACTCAACGACGACGGCTCGATCGAAGAACCCATGCCCGAGCACAAAGACCTGTTCGATAAGGCCTGGGGCAGCCAAGATGTGATCGAGGCGCAGGTCGCTCGGATCGAGAAGCGGCCGCCGAACTTTCAGGGGGCGTAA
- a CDS encoding carboxyl transferase domain-containing protein, translating to MSRITIDQLRDAVLDEGSFVSWDVDPLPVPMSSGYARELADARTASGRDESVSTGEGRVFGRRVAVAVCDFTFLAGSIGVAAAERVTAAVERATAERLPLLASPCSGGTRMQEGTVAFLQMVKIAAAVKLHRQAHLPYLVYLRNPTTGGVFASWGSLGHVTVAEPGALIGFLGPRVYELLYDQPFPAGVQTAENLQRHGVIDGVVALDDLRATLHRALTVIADTPEPPPPRARPEPIPDVPAWDSVLASRRADRPDARYLLRHGATDRVLLSGTGQGEAATTLLALARFGGQPVVVLGQRRMESGGGNIVGPGSLREARRGMALAAELRLTLVLVIDTAGPALSAEAEQGGLAGQIAQCLAELVTLDTPTVSVLLGQGSGGPALAMVPADRVLAALHGWLAPLPPEGASAIVFRDTGHAAELAAAQGIRSADLLASGIVDAIVPEHPDAADEPVEFARRLSAAIATEVHALREIPGPQRLAARLRRYRRIGLPEAQSSR from the coding sequence GTGAGCCGGATCACGATCGACCAGCTGCGCGACGCGGTGCTCGACGAAGGCTCGTTCGTCAGCTGGGACGTCGACCCCCTACCAGTACCGATGTCCAGCGGTTATGCGCGCGAGCTGGCCGACGCGCGCACCGCCAGCGGCCGCGACGAATCGGTGTCGACGGGCGAGGGCCGGGTCTTCGGACGGCGGGTGGCGGTGGCGGTCTGCGACTTCACGTTCCTGGCCGGCTCGATCGGCGTGGCCGCGGCCGAACGGGTCACCGCTGCGGTGGAGCGCGCGACGGCCGAACGGCTGCCGCTGCTGGCGTCGCCGTGCTCCGGCGGTACCCGCATGCAAGAGGGCACGGTCGCGTTCCTGCAGATGGTCAAGATTGCCGCGGCTGTCAAACTGCACCGGCAGGCCCACCTCCCCTACCTGGTCTACCTGCGCAATCCGACCACGGGAGGGGTCTTTGCGTCCTGGGGTTCGCTGGGCCACGTCACCGTTGCCGAGCCCGGCGCCCTGATCGGATTCCTGGGTCCCCGGGTGTACGAATTGCTGTACGACCAGCCATTTCCGGCGGGCGTGCAAACTGCGGAGAATCTGCAGCGCCATGGGGTGATCGACGGCGTCGTCGCGCTGGACGACCTGCGCGCGACGCTGCACCGGGCGCTGACCGTCATCGCGGACACCCCCGAACCGCCACCTCCCCGCGCACGTCCGGAGCCGATTCCCGACGTGCCCGCCTGGGACTCGGTGTTGGCGTCGCGCCGCGCCGATCGCCCCGACGCCCGCTACCTGCTGCGCCATGGCGCCACCGATCGGGTGCTGCTGTCGGGCACCGGCCAGGGCGAGGCGGCGACCACGCTGCTGGCACTGGCCCGCTTCGGCGGACAGCCCGTCGTCGTCCTCGGCCAGCGCAGGATGGAAAGTGGCGGGGGAAACATCGTGGGGCCTGGTTCGCTGCGTGAGGCCCGCCGCGGCATGGCGTTGGCCGCCGAACTTCGCCTGACGCTGGTGCTGGTGATCGACACTGCCGGTCCGGCACTGTCGGCCGAAGCCGAGCAGGGTGGGCTGGCCGGTCAGATCGCCCAGTGCCTGGCCGAGCTCGTCACGCTGGACACGCCGACGGTGTCGGTGTTGCTGGGCCAGGGCAGCGGCGGGCCGGCGCTGGCGATGGTGCCCGCCGACCGGGTGCTTGCTGCCCTACACGGCTGGTTGGCGCCCCTGCCGCCGGAAGGGGCCAGTGCTATCGTCTTCCGCGACACCGGCCACGCAGCCGAACTTGCTGCGGCACAGGGCATTCGATCGGCTGATCTGCTGGCGTCGGGCATCGTCGACGCTATCGTTCCCGAGCATCCCGATGCCGCCGACGAGCCGGTTGAATTTGCCCGACGGCTGTCGGCGGCCATCGCCACCGAGGTCCACGCGCTGCGCGAGATACCCGGTCCGCAGCGTCTGGCCGCTCGCTTGCGGCGCTACCGCCGCATCGGGCTACCCGAGGCTCAGTCGTCCAGATAG
- a CDS encoding TetR family transcriptional regulator yields MRRSSAETKALILARARERFGTAGFQAATIRAIAADAGVDPAMVMRYFGTKDQLFAAAAEFDLRLPEFTPADRDRVGQLLVGHFLRRWEGGDDALVILLRSSATNEVAAQRMREIFGIQLQPLVASWAPSGQAAARAGLIATQILGLALCRFVLRLPPVVDMSHDEVVGWLGPTIQRYLDD; encoded by the coding sequence ATGAGGCGGTCGTCTGCGGAAACCAAGGCCCTGATCCTGGCCAGGGCACGTGAGCGGTTCGGGACGGCCGGGTTTCAGGCCGCCACCATTCGGGCGATCGCCGCTGACGCCGGCGTTGATCCGGCCATGGTGATGCGGTACTTCGGCACCAAGGACCAACTGTTCGCCGCCGCAGCCGAATTCGACCTGCGGCTGCCCGAATTCACGCCGGCCGACCGGGATCGCGTCGGTCAGTTGCTGGTCGGCCACTTCCTGCGCCGTTGGGAGGGTGGCGACGACGCCCTGGTGATCTTGTTGCGCTCCAGCGCGACGAACGAGGTTGCGGCGCAACGAATGCGGGAGATTTTCGGCATCCAGTTGCAGCCGCTGGTGGCGTCGTGGGCGCCGTCCGGTCAGGCCGCGGCGCGGGCCGGTCTGATCGCCACTCAGATCCTGGGTTTGGCGTTGTGCCGCTTCGTGTTACGGCTGCCGCCGGTGGTCGACATGAGCCACGACGAGGTGGTCGGGTGGCTCGGTCCGACGATCCAGCGCTATCTGGACGACTGA
- a CDS encoding FAD-dependent oxidoreductase translates to MNDTDVLIVGAGPTGLTLATSLITRGVDAVVVDKLPSGANTSRAAVVNARSLELLEELDVSPRLVRAGLAAPRFTMRQGSRVLIPVDFSDLPTAYPYSLMISQADTEQALEERLNELGGKVIRPRTVRHLSQDATGVSVTFDDGDSIRAGYVVGADGMHSTVRHEAGIGFTGGEFAESFALADVRGAGDAPTDEVILFYGNEGLTVLAPLPGGIYRIVAPAQQAPPVPTIEFVQNLLDSRGFGPGRTMVTELVWGSRFRIQHRVADTYRAGRLLLAGDAAHVHSPAGGQGMNLGINDAVTLAEALTKPSDAALDAYSATQRGRAQQVLKLTGRLTKVSTMPRPLRPVRNSAMRVAAHVPAVRRRLAWRLSGLVNR, encoded by the coding sequence ATGAACGACACCGATGTCCTGATCGTGGGCGCCGGGCCCACCGGTCTCACGCTGGCCACCTCCTTGATCACCCGGGGAGTCGACGCGGTGGTGGTCGACAAACTGCCGTCCGGCGCCAACACTTCCCGCGCCGCGGTGGTCAATGCCCGCAGCCTGGAATTACTGGAAGAACTCGACGTCTCGCCGCGCCTGGTCAGGGCCGGGTTGGCCGCGCCGCGGTTCACCATGCGCCAGGGCTCCCGGGTACTGATCCCAGTCGACTTCAGCGATCTCCCGACGGCCTACCCGTACAGCTTGATGATCTCCCAGGCCGACACCGAGCAGGCGCTGGAGGAGCGATTGAATGAACTGGGCGGCAAAGTGATTCGGCCCCGAACGGTGCGTCACCTGAGCCAGGACGCAACCGGCGTCTCGGTGACCTTCGACGACGGTGACAGCATCCGCGCGGGCTACGTCGTCGGCGCCGACGGCATGCACAGCACCGTTCGCCACGAAGCCGGGATCGGCTTCACCGGCGGCGAATTCGCAGAGTCGTTCGCGCTGGCCGATGTGCGGGGCGCCGGAGACGCACCCACCGACGAGGTGATCCTGTTCTACGGCAACGAGGGATTGACCGTCCTGGCACCGCTGCCCGGTGGCATTTATCGCATCGTGGCGCCAGCACAGCAAGCACCCCCGGTGCCGACGATCGAGTTCGTACAAAATTTGCTGGACAGCCGCGGCTTCGGTCCCGGACGCACGATGGTCACTGAGTTGGTCTGGGGGTCGCGCTTCCGAATCCAGCACCGAGTCGCCGACACCTACCGGGCGGGTCGGTTGCTCTTGGCGGGCGATGCCGCTCACGTGCACAGCCCGGCCGGCGGCCAGGGCATGAACCTGGGCATCAACGACGCCGTCACGTTGGCCGAGGCGCTCACCAAGCCTTCGGACGCCGCGCTCGATGCCTACAGCGCGACCCAGCGAGGACGGGCCCAACAGGTGCTGAAGCTGACCGGACGGCTCACGAAGGTGTCGACGATGCCGCGTCCGCTGCGCCCGGTCCGCAATTCGGCCATGCGTGTTGCCGCGCACGTTCCGGCGGTGCGGCGGCGACTGGCGTGGCGGTTGAGCGGCCTGGTCAACCGGTGA
- a CDS encoding TetR/AcrR family transcriptional regulator: MTSVSTAKATRVTKRRAETRGRLIDAAIDVFAEKGYGQVTIKDVCTAAGYTRGAFYSQFESLEELLFVIYHQWTAQIAEQVRSAVEAGDPVHDLPGIIARIAETLLLEREWLLIKVDLLAVAARNPELAQRWSVHRGKLRMTIEDLLTGRGIGSHESIGSAGETAQAIIALYDGLATQLLLENDDGAARSRLIQLLNVLLMPDGTGH, translated from the coding sequence ATGACGTCAGTGAGCACCGCGAAGGCGACGCGGGTAACCAAGCGCCGCGCCGAAACCCGCGGACGACTGATTGATGCCGCGATCGACGTCTTTGCCGAGAAGGGGTACGGGCAGGTGACCATCAAAGACGTGTGCACCGCCGCCGGCTATACGCGTGGGGCGTTCTACTCGCAGTTCGAAAGCCTGGAAGAACTGCTGTTCGTCATCTACCACCAGTGGACAGCCCAGATAGCAGAACAAGTGCGCAGCGCCGTGGAGGCCGGCGACCCAGTCCACGATCTGCCCGGAATCATCGCGCGCATCGCGGAGACCCTGCTGCTTGAACGCGAGTGGCTGTTGATCAAGGTCGATCTGTTGGCGGTGGCCGCCCGCAATCCGGAGCTGGCCCAGCGCTGGTCCGTCCACCGCGGAAAACTGCGGATGACCATTGAAGACCTGCTCACCGGCCGGGGCATCGGGTCGCACGAGTCGATCGGCAGCGCGGGTGAGACGGCCCAAGCCATCATCGCCCTCTATGACGGCCTGGCCACCCAGCTGCTGCTGGAAAACGATGACGGTGCCGCTCGCTCCCGACTCATTCAGCTGCTCAATGTGTTGCTGATGCCCGACGGAACCGGTCACTGA
- a CDS encoding TetR/AcrR family transcriptional regulator — MPTATTAAKPPRVTKRRAETRARLMEAAFRVFAEKGYGHVTIEDVCEAAGYTRGAFYSQFESLEELFFLLYDEWAGRTAEQVRAAMEGADAVVDLPGVVERIVDTLLLERDWLLIKFDFLLYSARNPELAHRWEVHRAQLRKVIEERLIASGIGFHKAIDNVTDTARAIIAAYDGVSVQLLLDSDQAAARAWLTQLMNVVLTRD; from the coding sequence ATGCCGACTGCAACCACCGCAGCGAAGCCACCACGCGTCACCAAGCGCCGCGCCGAAACCCGTGCCCGACTCATGGAGGCGGCGTTCCGGGTGTTCGCCGAAAAGGGCTACGGCCACGTGACCATCGAGGACGTCTGCGAAGCCGCCGGCTACACCCGGGGCGCGTTCTATTCGCAGTTCGAGAGCCTGGAAGAGTTGTTCTTCCTCCTGTACGACGAGTGGGCCGGCCGCACCGCGGAGCAGGTACGCGCCGCGATGGAGGGTGCCGATGCGGTTGTCGACCTGCCCGGAGTTGTGGAGCGGATCGTCGACACGCTGCTCCTCGAACGCGACTGGCTGCTGATCAAATTCGACTTCCTGCTGTATTCCGCCCGCAACCCCGAGCTCGCCCACCGCTGGGAAGTCCACCGAGCGCAGCTGCGCAAAGTGATCGAGGAACGACTGATCGCCAGCGGCATCGGCTTCCACAAGGCGATCGACAACGTGACCGACACGGCCCGCGCCATCATCGCGGCCTACGACGGGGTCAGTGTCCAGCTGCTGCTCGACAGCGACCAGGCCGCGGCACGCGCCTGGCTCACTCAACTGATGAACGTCGTGCTGACTCGCGACTGA